From Anopheles arabiensis isolate DONGOLA chromosome 3, AaraD3, whole genome shotgun sequence, a single genomic window includes:
- the LOC120900097 gene encoding uncharacterized protein LOC120900097, with the protein MAGINNISNMSQAEINPNESVKSSGGDEIENVNLTMLHLCKLFEEYINLKKILSENERDARLYQMLPLYCNVAKNENLVNEKTPTFGSPRLLSWEGHAVFCQQISQLLAREIKTRSLASVTRGRKKTFHIIRLRMTAKYS; encoded by the exons ATGGCAGGAATCAACAACATTTCCAATATGAGTCAAGCAGAGATAAATCCCAATGAAAGTGTTAAGTCTTCGGGAGGCGACGAAATCGAAAATGTGAATTTAACCATGCTACACCTTTGCAAATTGTTTGAAGAATAcatcaatttgaaaaaaatattgtccGAAAATGAACGAGATGCAAGACTGTATCAGATGCTACCATTATATTGCAATGTGgcgaaaaatgaaaatctgGTGAACGAAAAAACTCCAACTTTTGGATCGCCTCGCTTATTATCGTGGGAAGGACATGCCGTATTTTGTCAACAAATCAGTCAGTTGTTGGCCAGGGAAATCAAAACAAG GTCGTTAGCTTCTGTTACCAGGGGCCgcaaaaaaaccttccacaTCATCCGGCTTCGTATGACCGCAAAATACTCCTAG